Proteins from a genomic interval of Pantoea deleyi:
- a CDS encoding CdaR family transcriptional regulator yields MATYHLDARLAQDIVARTMKIIDSNVNVMDARGRIIGSGDRERIGELHEGALLVLSQGRVVDIDEAVAKHLHGVRPGINLPLRIDGDIVGVIGLTGEPVALRHYGELVCMTAEMMLEQARLLHMLAQDSRLREELVLNLIRSDTLSPQLTEWAQRLGIDLNQPRVVAVLEIDSGQLGVDSAMSELQQLQTLLTTPERDNLIAIVSLTEMVVLKPALNAHGRYDQEDHRRRVEQLLQRMKESGHLRMRIALGNFFSGPGSIARSYRTARTTMMVGKQRMPEVRSYFYQDLVLPVLLDSLRGGWQANELARPLAKLRSMDNNGLLRRTLIAWFTHNVQPGATARALFIHRNTLEYRLNRISELTGLNLGQFDDRLLLYVALQLDEQG; encoded by the coding sequence ATGGCGACCTATCACCTTGATGCCCGGCTGGCACAGGATATCGTGGCACGCACCATGAAGATTATTGACAGCAACGTCAACGTGATGGATGCGCGCGGCCGGATCATCGGCAGCGGTGACCGGGAGCGCATTGGGGAGTTGCACGAAGGCGCTCTGCTGGTGCTCTCGCAGGGGCGGGTGGTCGATATCGACGAGGCGGTGGCTAAACATCTTCATGGCGTACGGCCCGGCATTAACCTGCCGCTGCGGATCGATGGCGACATCGTCGGCGTGATTGGCCTGACGGGCGAGCCGGTAGCTCTGCGTCACTATGGCGAGCTGGTCTGTATGACGGCGGAGATGATGCTGGAACAGGCGCGGCTGCTGCATATGCTGGCGCAGGATAGCCGTCTGCGTGAGGAGCTGGTGCTGAACCTGATCCGCAGCGATACCCTGTCGCCGCAGCTGACCGAATGGGCGCAGCGCCTGGGTATCGACCTCAATCAGCCGCGGGTGGTGGCGGTACTGGAGATCGACAGCGGTCAGCTCGGCGTCGACAGCGCGATGTCGGAGTTGCAGCAGCTGCAGACCCTGCTGACGACCCCGGAGCGCGATAATCTGATTGCCATCGTGTCGCTGACGGAGATGGTGGTGCTGAAGCCCGCCCTGAATGCGCATGGACGTTATGACCAGGAGGATCACCGTCGTCGCGTCGAGCAGCTGCTGCAGCGCATGAAAGAGAGCGGTCACCTGCGGATGCGCATCGCGCTGGGCAACTTTTTCAGCGGGCCGGGCAGCATCGCGCGCTCCTACCGGACGGCGCGGACGACAATGATGGTCGGTAAGCAGCGGATGCCTGAGGTGCGCAGCTATTTTTATCAGGATCTGGTGCTGCCGGTGCTGCTCGACAGCCTGCGCGGTGGCTGGCAGGCCAATGAACTCGCCCGGCCTCTGGCAAAACTCAGGAGTATGGATAACAACGGCCTGCTGCGCCGGACGCTGATCGCCTGGTTCACCCACAACGTTCAGCCGGGCGCCACGGCGCGCGCGCTGTTTATTCATCGCAACACGCTTGAATACCGGCTGAACCGGATTTCAGAGCTGACCGGGCTTAATCTGGGGCAGTTCGACGACCGGCTGCTGCTCTATGTGGCGTTACAGCTGGATGAACAGGGGTGA
- the degP gene encoding serine endoprotease DegP, with protein MKTKTLMLSALALSLSMALAPVTVSAAQTASSDSQQQPSLAPMLEKVMPSVVSISVEGTTTVKTPRMPQQFQQFFGDNSPFCQDGSPFQGSPMCQSGEGGGAPAPDTQQEKFRALGSGVIINAEKGYVVTNNHVVNNATKIQVQLSDGRRYDAKVIGKDPSSDIALVQLKDAKNLTAVKIADSDNLRVGDYTVAIGNPYGLGETVTSGIVSALGRSGLNVENYENFIQTDAAINRGNSGGALVNLNGELIGINTAILAPDGGNIGIGFAIPSNMVKNLTAQMVEFGQVKRGELGVQGTELNSELAKAMKVDAQRGAFVSQVLPDSAAAKAGIKAGDVIVSMNGKPLSSFASLRAEVGSLPVGTTLKLGLLRDGKPVDVSVQLQQSSQAKVQSATIYNGIEGADLSNVETGDKGVRVDNVKPGSAAARIGLKKGDVIQGVNQQVVTNLGELRKVLDTKPSVLALNVKRGDSSIYLLMQ; from the coding sequence ATGAAAACAAAGACCTTAATGTTAAGTGCGCTGGCTCTGAGCCTGAGCATGGCCCTCGCCCCTGTTACTGTTTCTGCTGCACAAACGGCCTCATCCGACAGTCAGCAACAGCCAAGTCTGGCTCCCATGCTGGAGAAGGTCATGCCCTCTGTGGTCAGTATCAGCGTCGAGGGGACCACCACGGTGAAAACCCCGCGTATGCCGCAACAGTTCCAGCAATTCTTTGGCGATAACTCGCCTTTCTGCCAGGACGGTTCACCGTTCCAGGGCTCACCGATGTGCCAGAGCGGTGAGGGCGGCGGCGCGCCTGCGCCAGATACGCAGCAGGAAAAATTCCGGGCGCTGGGTTCGGGCGTCATCATTAATGCCGAAAAAGGCTATGTGGTTACCAACAACCACGTGGTCAACAATGCGACCAAAATTCAGGTACAGCTCAGCGACGGCCGTCGTTACGACGCCAAAGTAATCGGGAAAGACCCCAGCTCAGACATCGCGCTGGTTCAGCTGAAAGATGCTAAAAACCTGACCGCGGTGAAAATTGCCGACTCCGACAACCTGCGCGTGGGCGACTACACCGTGGCGATCGGTAACCCTTATGGCCTGGGCGAAACCGTGACGTCCGGTATCGTCTCGGCGCTGGGCCGCAGCGGCCTGAACGTGGAAAACTACGAAAACTTCATCCAGACGGATGCGGCGATCAACCGGGGTAACTCCGGTGGTGCGCTGGTTAACCTCAACGGTGAGCTGATCGGGATTAACACCGCCATCCTGGCGCCGGACGGCGGCAACATCGGTATCGGCTTTGCGATCCCGAGTAACATGGTGAAAAACCTGACGGCTCAGATGGTTGAGTTTGGTCAGGTGAAACGCGGCGAACTGGGCGTGCAGGGTACGGAGCTGAACTCCGAGCTGGCAAAAGCGATGAAGGTCGATGCACAGCGCGGCGCCTTTGTCAGCCAGGTGCTGCCGGATTCGGCGGCGGCCAAAGCGGGCATCAAAGCGGGTGACGTCATCGTTTCAATGAACGGCAAACCGCTGAGCAGCTTCGCATCCCTGCGCGCCGAAGTGGGTTCACTGCCGGTGGGCACCACGCTGAAGCTGGGCCTGCTGCGTGACGGCAAACCGGTCGATGTCTCCGTTCAGCTGCAGCAGAGCAGCCAGGCGAAAGTGCAGTCCGCCACCATCTATAACGGCATTGAAGGGGCGGATCTCAGCAATGTCGAAACCGGTGACAAGGGCGTCCGCGTGGACAATGTGAAACCGGGCAGCGCCGCAGCGCGCATCGGCCTGAAAAAGGGCGATGTGATCCAGGGCGTTAACCAGCAGGTGGTGACCAACCTGGGTGAACTGCGCAAAGTGCTGGATACCAAACCTTCCGTGCTGGCGCTGAATGTGAAACGCGGTGACAGCAGCATCTATCTGCTGATGCAGTAA
- the dgt gene encoding dGTPase encodes MSAINFRKKISFSRPYTSRKDPEGEYYITRHFESDRGRIINSAAIRRLQQKTQVFPLERNAAVRSRLTHSLEVQQTGRYITKEILQTLKMQGGLAQYGLDELEGAFESLIEMACLLHDVGNPPFGHFGEAAINDWFEEHLAAELVDPLVAGVEGEEQRRAFDQLNAMIRQDLCHFEGNAQAIRMVHTLLQLNLSYSQVACILKYTAPAWWQGEKPAEFSVLMKKPGFYLSEQDYIADLRAATNMEEHHRFPLTYIMEAADDISYCIADLDDAVEKDIFNVESLYEFLNKAWGPVKNNDAFSRTIGEAWREACSKKRRSRSDQFFMSLRVNVQSVLVSYAVKRFVDNLPAIFAGSFNHALLEDEGEEGRLLQLFKTVARQQVFNHSEVEQLELQGYRVIRGLLEIYAPLMRLNYEAFTTLINEDFLRQHPIETRLFHKLSGKHRKAYLHKMRNLVVEHKYQRLLWERYYRFRLIQDYISGMTDLYAWDEYRRLMAVE; translated from the coding sequence ATGTCGGCGATCAATTTCAGGAAGAAGATCAGCTTCTCGCGCCCTTATACCAGTCGTAAAGATCCGGAAGGCGAATATTACATTACGCGTCATTTTGAGAGCGACCGCGGACGGATTATCAATTCCGCCGCCATCCGCCGCCTGCAGCAGAAAACGCAGGTCTTTCCGCTGGAGCGCAACGCCGCCGTCCGCTCCCGCCTGACGCACTCGCTGGAGGTGCAGCAGACCGGCCGTTACATCACTAAAGAGATCCTGCAAACCCTGAAGATGCAGGGCGGGCTGGCGCAGTATGGCCTGGATGAGCTGGAAGGGGCGTTTGAAAGCCTGATAGAGATGGCCTGCCTGCTTCACGACGTCGGCAACCCGCCGTTTGGTCATTTTGGCGAGGCGGCCATTAACGACTGGTTCGAAGAGCACCTCGCCGCCGAGCTGGTGGACCCGCTGGTGGCGGGCGTGGAAGGCGAGGAGCAGCGCAGGGCATTCGATCAACTCAATGCGATGATTCGCCAGGATCTCTGCCATTTCGAGGGCAACGCGCAGGCTATCCGCATGGTGCACACGCTGCTGCAACTCAATCTCAGCTATTCGCAGGTCGCCTGCATCCTGAAATATACCGCACCCGCCTGGTGGCAGGGTGAAAAGCCCGCCGAATTTAGCGTATTAATGAAAAAGCCGGGCTTTTATCTCTCCGAGCAGGATTATATTGCTGACCTGCGCGCCGCCACCAATATGGAAGAACATCATCGCTTTCCGCTCACCTATATAATGGAAGCCGCCGATGATATCTCCTACTGTATTGCAGATTTGGATGATGCTGTAGAAAAAGATATCTTTAATGTTGAAAGTTTGTATGAGTTTCTGAATAAAGCCTGGGGACCGGTTAAAAATAATGACGCTTTCAGCCGGACGATTGGCGAAGCCTGGCGTGAAGCCTGCAGTAAAAAACGCCGCAGCCGCAGCGATCAATTTTTTATGTCATTACGCGTAAATGTTCAGAGCGTACTGGTCAGCTACGCCGTGAAACGTTTTGTCGATAATCTGCCGGCCATATTCGCGGGAAGTTTCAATCATGCGCTGCTGGAAGATGAGGGAGAGGAGGGGCGTCTGCTGCAGCTGTTCAAGACCGTCGCGCGCCAGCAGGTGTTTAACCACTCGGAAGTCGAGCAGCTGGAGCTGCAGGGCTATCGGGTGATCAGAGGCTTACTGGAGATCTACGCGCCGCTGATGCGCCTGAATTACGAAGCCTTTACCACGCTGATAAATGAAGATTTCCTGCGCCAGCACCCGATCGAAACCCGGCTTTTCCATAAGCTCTCCGGCAAACATCGCAAAGCGTATCTGCATAAGATGCGTAATCTGGTGGTGGAACATAAATATCAACGGCTGTTGTGGGAGCGTTATTATCGCTTCCGGCTTATTCAGGATTATATCAGCGGAATGACCGACCTCTACGCCTGGGATGAGTACCGCCGACTGATGGCCGTAGAATAA
- the mtnN gene encoding 5'-methylthioadenosine/S-adenosylhomocysteine nucleosidase, producing the protein MKAGIIGAMEQEVTLLRDKIENRQTLSLAGCEIYTGTLQGVEVALLKSGIGKTSAALGTTLLLQLCKPDVVINTGSAGGLAATLSVGDIVVSEEVRYHDADVTAFGYEPGQMAGCPAAFVADSTLVAAAEACIKQLNLNAVRGLVVSGDAFINGAAPLARIRHQFPQAIAVEMEATAIGHVCHQFQVPFVVVRAISDVADQESHLSFDEFLSVAAKQSSLMVENLLAHLARG; encoded by the coding sequence ATGAAAGCAGGCATCATCGGCGCGATGGAGCAGGAAGTTACCCTGCTGCGCGACAAAATTGAAAACCGTCAGACGCTGTCGCTGGCCGGTTGCGAAATTTACACCGGCACCCTGCAGGGTGTTGAGGTGGCACTGCTGAAATCGGGCATTGGTAAAACCTCGGCCGCGCTGGGCACCACGCTGCTGCTGCAGCTCTGCAAGCCCGACGTGGTGATCAACACCGGTTCGGCGGGCGGCTTAGCCGCCACTCTCAGCGTTGGCGATATCGTGGTGTCCGAAGAGGTGCGCTATCACGATGCGGACGTTACCGCGTTTGGGTATGAGCCAGGCCAGATGGCAGGTTGTCCGGCCGCCTTTGTTGCCGACAGCACGCTTGTCGCAGCGGCGGAAGCCTGCATCAAACAGCTGAACCTGAATGCCGTGCGCGGACTGGTGGTGAGTGGTGATGCCTTTATCAACGGTGCAGCGCCGCTGGCGCGTATCCGTCATCAGTTCCCGCAGGCGATTGCCGTTGAGATGGAAGCGACCGCGATCGGCCACGTCTGCCACCAGTTCCAGGTGCCGTTCGTGGTGGTGCGCGCCATCTCCGACGTCGCCGATCAGGAATCTCACCTCAGCTTCGATGAGTTCTTGAGCGTTGCGGCGAAGCAATCTTCGCTGATGGTGGAGAACCTGCTGGCGCATCTGGCGCGTGGCTAA
- the btuF gene encoding vitamin B12 ABC transporter substrate-binding protein BtuF has product MAKTLLFCWLLLFSGSLLASPPRVITLAPHLTELAFAAGITPIAVSAWSDYPPQAKQIEQVANWQGIRAERILQLKPDLVLAWRGGNPQRQIAQLQQLGVTVKWIDPQTLDEMFTALADLGRWSPEPGQARQAAQQLRGQADALRQRYGHLTAVPLFLQFGQQPLFTASGATLQDAVIRLCGGSNIFAESRVSWPQVSREQVLMRHPQAIVIAGSARQAENIRAFWQPQLSVPVIAINEDWLSRPGPRLLLAARQLCAALHPEH; this is encoded by the coding sequence GTGGCTAAAACGCTGCTCTTCTGCTGGCTGCTGCTGTTCAGCGGCAGCCTGCTCGCCTCCCCGCCCCGTGTGATCACCCTCGCCCCCCACCTGACCGAACTCGCCTTTGCCGCCGGGATCACCCCGATTGCGGTCAGCGCCTGGTCCGACTATCCGCCGCAGGCGAAACAGATTGAACAGGTCGCGAACTGGCAGGGCATCCGGGCCGAACGTATTCTGCAGCTGAAGCCGGATCTGGTGCTGGCCTGGCGCGGGGGCAATCCGCAGCGTCAGATTGCGCAGCTGCAGCAGCTCGGGGTGACCGTGAAATGGATCGATCCGCAGACGCTGGATGAGATGTTCACGGCGCTGGCCGATCTGGGCCGCTGGAGCCCGGAGCCGGGCCAGGCCAGGCAGGCTGCACAGCAGCTGCGCGGGCAGGCAGACGCGCTGCGTCAGCGCTACGGTCACCTCACCGCCGTTCCGCTTTTTCTGCAGTTTGGTCAGCAGCCGCTGTTTACGGCCTCCGGTGCCACGCTGCAGGATGCGGTGATCAGGTTATGCGGCGGCAGCAACATCTTTGCAGAGAGCCGCGTCAGCTGGCCGCAGGTCAGCCGCGAGCAGGTGCTGATGCGCCATCCGCAGGCGATTGTGATCGCGGGTAGCGCCCGCCAGGCGGAGAACATCCGCGCATTCTGGCAGCCTCAGCTCAGCGTGCCGGTGATCGCCATCAACGAAGACTGGCTCAGCCGGCCAGGCCCGCGTCTGCTGCTGGCGGCCCGGCAGCTCTGTGCGGCCCTGCATCCTGAGCACTAA
- the erpA gene encoding iron-sulfur cluster insertion protein ErpA: MSDEVAALPLQFTDAAATKVKNLIADEENPALKLRVYITGGGCSGFQYGFTFDDQLNDGDMTIEKQGVSLVVDPMSLQYLVGGSVDYTEGLEGSRFIVTNPNAKTTCGCGSSFSI; the protein is encoded by the coding sequence ATGAGTGATGAAGTAGCAGCACTGCCGTTGCAGTTTACCGACGCCGCAGCCACCAAGGTGAAGAACCTGATTGCCGACGAAGAGAACCCGGCGCTGAAACTGCGCGTTTATATCACCGGTGGCGGTTGCAGCGGTTTCCAGTATGGCTTCACCTTTGATGACCAGCTGAACGATGGCGATATGACGATTGAAAAGCAGGGCGTCTCCCTGGTCGTTGACCCGATGAGCCTGCAGTATCTGGTGGGCGGTTCGGTGGATTATACGGAAGGTCTGGAAGGTTCGCGCTTTATCGTGACCAACCCGAATGCCAAAACCACCTGCGGGTGTGGCTCCTCCTTCAGTATCTGA
- the hemL gene encoding glutamate-1-semialdehyde 2,1-aminomutase yields the protein MSKSEQLFAEAQRLIPGGVNSPVRAFTGVGGVPLFIEHADGAYLYDADGKAYIDYVGSWGPMVLGHNNRAIRDAVIEAAQRGLSFGAPTEMEVTMAQLVCELVPSMEMVRMVNSGTEATMSAIRLARGFTGRDKIIKFEGCYHGHADHLLVKAGSGALTLGQPNSPGVPADFAKHTLTCTFNDLDSVRSAFAQYPEDIAAIIVEPVAGNMNCIPPQPDFLPGLRAICDEFGALLIIDEVMTGFRVALGGAQAHYHVRPDLTCLGKIIGGGMPVGAFGGRRDVMAALAPTGPVYQAGTLSGNPIAMAAGYACLSQIAQPGTHEKLDALTRQLAEGLREAARQQNIPLVINHVGGMFGLFFTEADSVTSYADVTRCDVERFKTFFHLMLEEGVYFAPSAYEAGFMSLAHSEADIQHTVDAARRCFAKL from the coding sequence ATGAGTAAGTCCGAACAACTGTTTGCCGAGGCACAACGCCTGATCCCGGGTGGGGTAAACTCGCCAGTACGCGCATTTACCGGTGTGGGCGGCGTTCCGCTGTTTATTGAACATGCCGATGGCGCTTACCTCTATGACGCCGATGGCAAAGCCTATATCGACTATGTCGGATCCTGGGGCCCGATGGTGCTGGGCCATAACAACCGCGCAATCCGCGATGCGGTGATCGAAGCCGCGCAGCGCGGGCTAAGCTTTGGCGCACCGACCGAAATGGAAGTGACGATGGCGCAGCTGGTGTGCGAGCTGGTGCCGAGCATGGAGATGGTGCGGATGGTGAACTCCGGCACCGAAGCAACCATGAGCGCCATCCGCCTGGCGCGTGGCTTTACCGGGCGCGATAAAATCATCAAGTTTGAGGGCTGCTACCACGGCCACGCCGACCACCTGCTGGTGAAGGCCGGATCCGGTGCACTGACGCTGGGTCAGCCAAACTCGCCGGGCGTTCCGGCCGATTTCGCCAAACATACCCTGACCTGCACCTTTAACGATCTCGATTCGGTACGCAGCGCCTTTGCGCAATATCCTGAAGATATCGCGGCTATTATCGTGGAGCCGGTCGCCGGCAACATGAACTGCATTCCGCCACAGCCGGACTTCCTGCCGGGCCTGCGTGCGATCTGCGATGAGTTCGGCGCGCTGCTGATTATCGATGAAGTGATGACCGGTTTCCGCGTTGCGCTGGGCGGTGCCCAGGCGCATTACCACGTGCGTCCCGATCTGACCTGCCTCGGAAAAATCATCGGTGGCGGGATGCCGGTCGGCGCCTTCGGTGGCCGTCGCGACGTGATGGCCGCGCTGGCCCCGACCGGGCCGGTTTATCAGGCGGGCACGCTCTCCGGTAACCCGATCGCGATGGCTGCGGGCTACGCCTGCCTGTCGCAGATCGCGCAGCCGGGCACCCATGAGAAACTGGATGCCCTGACCCGCCAGCTGGCGGAAGGTCTGCGCGAGGCCGCCCGGCAGCAGAATATCCCGCTGGTGATTAACCACGTTGGCGGCATGTTCGGCCTGTTCTTCACCGAAGCTGACAGCGTGACCTCTTACGCCGATGTGACACGCTGCGACGTGGAGCGCTTTAAAACCTTCTTCCACCTGATGCTGGAAGAAGGCGTTTACTTTGCGCCCTCAGCCTATGAAGCGGGCTTTATGTCGCTGGCCCACAGCGAAGCGGATATTCAGCACACCGTCGACGCCGCGCGTCGCTGTTTCGCGAAGCTGTAA
- the fhuB gene encoding Fe(3+)-hydroxamate ABC transporter permease FhuB: MRHALLPAGLLSLLFLLALSLTLTNLHQALPQADWWQALWSPAVDNLPQMVFHYSLLPRTVLALLVGAGLGLAGLLFQQILRNPLAEPTTLGVSSGAQLGITVATLWHLPGGVLAQQFAALSGALLVGAMVFGVAWGRRLSPVTLILAGLVLSLYSGAVNQIFAIFNHDQLQNMFLWSTGALNQMGWENVQQLWPRLLLAFVVALALLRPLTLMGLDDTVAKNLGLSLSIARIGGLGLAILLSAQLVNVAGIIGFIGLFAPLLAKLLGGRRLISRMILAPLTGALLLWLADSCVLWLSQHWRDIPTGTATALLGVPLLLWLLPRLRTGSVPPALHQGDRVPAERQNLLRWLLIGLIVLGLLVWGGLAFGRDALGWRVSAGELLHALLPWRAPRVLAALVTGLMLGVAGSLIQRLTGNPMASPEVLGISSGAACGVVVMMFFVPGDAVAWLLPAGALGAALTLLVIMAVASRGGFAPERLLLAGMALNSAFVTLLMLLLASGDPRMGGLLTWISGSTYNISGTQAIQSAFCALLLVGLAPLATRWLTLLPLGSATARSAGMALTPARLSLLLLAAALTASATLTIGPLSFVGLMAPHMARMLGFRRALPQLLLSGLLGGGLMVLADWCGRMLAFPDQIPAGLMATFLGAPYFIWLLRRSG; this comes from the coding sequence ATGCGTCATGCTCTGCTTCCCGCTGGCCTCCTGAGCCTGCTGTTTCTGCTGGCGCTGAGCCTCACCCTGACGAATCTGCATCAGGCGCTGCCGCAGGCTGACTGGTGGCAGGCGCTCTGGTCACCGGCCGTCGATAACCTGCCGCAGATGGTGTTTCACTACAGCCTGCTGCCGCGCACGGTGCTGGCGCTGCTGGTGGGCGCCGGTCTGGGCCTGGCCGGTCTGCTGTTTCAGCAGATCCTGCGTAATCCGCTGGCGGAGCCGACCACGCTGGGCGTCTCGTCCGGCGCCCAGCTGGGTATTACTGTCGCCACGCTGTGGCATCTGCCGGGCGGGGTGCTGGCGCAGCAGTTTGCGGCGCTGAGCGGTGCGCTGCTGGTGGGCGCTATGGTCTTTGGCGTCGCCTGGGGCCGACGGCTGTCGCCCGTCACGCTGATCCTGGCCGGGCTGGTGCTGAGCCTCTACAGCGGTGCGGTTAATCAGATCTTTGCGATCTTCAATCACGATCAGCTGCAGAACATGTTTCTCTGGAGCACCGGTGCGCTGAATCAGATGGGCTGGGAGAATGTGCAGCAGCTCTGGCCGCGCCTGCTGCTGGCGTTTGTCGTGGCGCTGGCGCTGCTGCGTCCGCTGACGCTGATGGGGCTGGATGACACGGTGGCGAAAAATCTGGGGCTGTCACTGTCGATCGCGCGGATTGGCGGGCTGGGGCTGGCGATCCTGCTCAGCGCCCAGCTGGTGAACGTCGCCGGGATTATTGGCTTTATCGGGCTGTTTGCGCCGCTGCTGGCGAAGCTGCTGGGCGGACGGCGGCTCATCAGCCGGATGATACTGGCGCCGCTGACGGGGGCGCTGCTGCTCTGGCTGGCGGACAGTTGTGTGCTGTGGCTCAGCCAGCACTGGCGCGACATCCCGACCGGCACGGCCACGGCTCTGCTCGGCGTCCCCCTTCTTCTGTGGCTGCTGCCGCGCCTGCGCACCGGCTCTGTGCCACCCGCGCTGCATCAGGGCGACAGGGTGCCCGCCGAGCGGCAGAACCTGCTGCGCTGGCTGCTGATCGGCCTGATTGTGCTGGGGCTGCTGGTATGGGGCGGGCTGGCGTTCGGGCGTGATGCGCTGGGCTGGCGTGTCTCCGCCGGTGAGCTGCTGCACGCGCTGCTTCCGTGGCGTGCACCACGGGTGCTGGCCGCGCTGGTGACTGGTCTGATGCTGGGCGTGGCCGGGAGTCTGATCCAGCGGCTGACCGGCAATCCTATGGCCAGTCCGGAAGTGCTGGGTATCAGTTCGGGCGCCGCCTGCGGCGTCGTCGTCATGATGTTTTTTGTCCCCGGTGATGCCGTAGCCTGGCTGCTGCCCGCCGGGGCGCTGGGTGCGGCGCTGACGCTGCTGGTGATCATGGCGGTCGCCAGCCGGGGCGGCTTCGCGCCGGAGCGGCTGCTGCTGGCGGGTATGGCGCTCAACAGCGCCTTTGTCACGCTGCTGATGCTGCTGCTGGCCAGCGGCGATCCGCGAATGGGCGGGCTGCTGACCTGGATCTCCGGTTCGACCTATAACATCAGCGGGACGCAGGCGATCCAGAGCGCGTTCTGCGCACTGCTGCTGGTGGGGCTGGCTCCACTGGCCACACGCTGGCTGACGCTGCTGCCGCTGGGCAGCGCGACCGCACGGTCGGCAGGCATGGCGTTAACGCCTGCGCGGCTGAGCCTGCTGCTGCTGGCCGCGGCGCTGACCGCCAGCGCGACCCTGACTATCGGTCCGCTGAGTTTTGTCGGTTTGATGGCGCCGCACATGGCGCGGATGCTGGGCTTCCGGCGAGCCCTGCCGCAGCTGCTGCTGTCGGGGCTGCTGGGTGGTGGTTTGATGGTGCTGGCGGACTGGTGCGGCCGGATGCTGGCGTTCCCGGATCAGATCCCGGCCGGGCTGATGGCGACGTTTTTAGGTGCGCCCTACTTTATCTGGCTGCTCAGGCGTTCGGGTTAA
- the fhuD gene encoding Fe(3+)-hydroxamate ABC transporter substrate-binding protein FhuD, with the protein MPDLYRRRLMLALAASPLFCALPLRAAAPQTGRIIALEWLPTELLLALGITPYGVADLHNYNIWVGQPPLPAGVIDVGLRTEPNLELMAQMQPSLILCSNGYGPAKDKLQRIAPAMGFDLHSGDGKPLTAARASLRQLAARLGISDRAEQHLREVDAELAAARQRLAPYAGRTILLMSLLDSRHAITFGKNSLFLEVMTLLGLKNGWHGETNFWGSAVIGIEQLAQVGDVETLCFDHDNDMEMQQLMRSPLWQALPFVRSGRFQRVPAVWYYGATLSALHFVRVLERALERH; encoded by the coding sequence ATGCCCGATCTTTATCGCCGCAGGCTGATGCTGGCGCTGGCGGCCTCACCGCTGTTTTGTGCTCTTCCCCTGCGTGCCGCTGCGCCCCAGACCGGTCGTATTATCGCGCTGGAGTGGTTACCCACCGAGCTTCTGCTGGCGCTGGGGATCACGCCATACGGCGTGGCCGATCTGCACAACTACAACATCTGGGTCGGCCAGCCGCCGCTGCCCGCTGGCGTGATCGATGTGGGTCTGCGCACCGAACCGAACCTTGAGCTGATGGCGCAGATGCAGCCGTCGCTGATCCTCTGCTCCAACGGCTACGGCCCCGCGAAAGATAAACTGCAACGCATTGCGCCAGCGATGGGATTCGACCTTCACAGCGGCGACGGTAAGCCCTTGACCGCCGCGCGGGCGTCCCTGCGTCAGCTGGCGGCGCGCCTGGGGATCAGCGACCGCGCGGAGCAGCATCTGCGTGAGGTCGATGCGGAACTGGCGGCGGCGCGTCAGCGGCTGGCACCCTATGCCGGACGCACGATCCTGCTGATGTCGCTGCTCGACAGCCGTCACGCCATCACCTTTGGTAAAAACAGCCTGTTTCTCGAAGTGATGACCCTGCTGGGCCTGAAAAATGGCTGGCACGGCGAAACCAATTTCTGGGGGAGTGCGGTGATCGGCATCGAACAGCTGGCGCAGGTGGGCGACGTCGAGACCCTCTGTTTCGACCATGACAACGACATGGAGATGCAGCAACTGATGCGCAGCCCGCTGTGGCAGGCGCTGCCGTTTGTGCGCAGCGGACGCTTTCAGCGCGTGCCGGCCGTCTGGTATTACGGTGCCACGCTCTCGGCGCTGCACTTTGTTCGCGTGCTGGAACGCGCGCTGGAGAGACACTGA